The sequence below is a genomic window from uncultured Stenotrophomonas sp..
CGCGCTGGCGCTGGTCGAATGCTTCGCCGACAAGATCCCCGGCGTGGATTCGATCTGGGACCTGCTGCAGACGCTGGCCCGGGTTCCGGCCGGGGCGTTCCTGGCCGCGGCCACGTTGTCGCCCGACGGCGAGCTGAGCACCGGCGTGCTCGTCGCCGGCGCCGGCGTGGCGCTGGCCAGCCACGGGCTGAAGGCCGGCACCCGCGCCCTGCTGAACACCTCGCCGGAACCGGCCAGCAACTGGATGGCGTCGGTCGCCGAAGACGGCGTGGTCATCGGCGGGCTGGCGCTGGCACTGGCGCATCCGTGGCTCGCGCTGGCGTTCGTGCTCGGCACCAGCCTGCTCGGTGCGCTGGCGGTGTGGCTGGCCTGGCGCATGCTCTGGCGCGGCCTCAAGCGCCTGTTCACGCCGGCCGATACCCACGGCGACGCATCGCGGCATTCGCTGCCACCGGCACCTTGACCGCATAAT
It includes:
- a CDS encoding conserved hypothetical protein (Evidence 4 : Homologs of previously reported genes of unknown function) → MTEAHVFVIGILLAWLAGIRVYLTVFGVGLAGLLGWVDLPPALQATQSWWVLGTSGALALVECFADKIPGVDSIWDLLQTLARVPAGAFLAAATLSPDGELSTGVLVAGAGVALASHGLKAGTRALLNTSPEPASNWMASVAEDGVVIGGLALALAHPWLALAFVLGTSLLGALAVWLAWRMLWRGLKRLFTPADTHGDASRHSLPPAP